The following are from one region of the Acidobacteriota bacterium genome:
- a CDS encoding ATPase, whose translation MHVLFVEPSFPYNQKQHVRALKEVGARVTGIGERPVDYLSDDVKSWLDGYEQVPSVVHEGAMLDAVRKIQKRGPWVDRLEASVEAHILPVAKVREACGIPGTSVKTAWLCRDKPAMKEALRQGGIPCAQSTGTDDPQEARAFAERVGYPLIFKPRSGAGAAGTQRVDSDRDLEHAINEHRLGHGGTVAIEEFIEGHEGFWDTLAVDGKPEHEFISHYYPRVLDAMRHRSINPYFITTNRVDAESYGEVRTLGRKVLGILGIGTSATHMEWFFGPKGLKFSEIGCRPPGVGVWDIYSAANGLDLYREWAMTIVHGHRGDRASRQFSAGMLALRPNRDGRIAGYQGIDELQRRYGQCVIDTHLPPPGSPTQPVEGGYMANAWVRMRHPDYDELRNILETVGKTLKVFAQ comes from the coding sequence GTGCATGTTCTCTTTGTCGAACCGAGCTTTCCCTACAACCAGAAACAGCACGTCCGCGCCCTGAAGGAAGTCGGCGCGCGGGTCACCGGCATCGGCGAGCGGCCGGTCGACTACCTGTCCGACGACGTCAAGTCCTGGCTCGACGGTTACGAGCAGGTGCCCTCGGTGGTGCACGAGGGCGCGATGCTCGACGCCGTGCGCAAAATCCAGAAGCGCGGTCCCTGGGTGGACCGGCTGGAGGCCTCCGTCGAGGCGCATATTCTGCCCGTCGCCAAGGTGCGCGAAGCCTGCGGCATTCCCGGCACCTCGGTGAAGACCGCCTGGCTGTGCCGCGACAAACCGGCGATGAAAGAAGCCCTGCGTCAGGGCGGCATCCCCTGCGCCCAGTCCACCGGCACCGACGACCCGCAGGAGGCCCGCGCCTTCGCCGAACGGGTCGGCTATCCGCTGATCTTCAAACCCCGCAGCGGCGCCGGCGCCGCCGGCACCCAGCGGGTGGACTCGGACCGCGACCTGGAACACGCCATCAACGAACACCGTCTGGGGCACGGCGGCACGGTGGCGATCGAGGAATTCATCGAGGGCCACGAAGGCTTCTGGGACACCCTGGCGGTGGACGGCAAGCCGGAGCACGAGTTCATCTCCCACTACTACCCGCGGGTGCTCGACGCCATGCGGCACCGCTCCATCAACCCCTACTTCATCACCACCAACCGAGTCGACGCGGAAAGCTACGGCGAGGTGCGCACCCTCGGCCGTAAGGTGCTGGGCATCCTCGGCATCGGCACCTCCGCCACCCACATGGAGTGGTTCTTCGGGCCCAAGGGCCTCAAATTTTCGGAGATCGGCTGCCGGCCACCGGGGGTCGGCGTGTGGGACATCTACTCCGCCGCCAACGGCCTCGACCTCTACCGCGAGTGGGCGATGACCATCGTCCACGGCCACCGCGGCGACCGGGCCTCGCGGCAGTTCTCCGCCGGCATGCTCGCCCTGCGCCCGAACCGCGACGGGCGGATCGCCGGCTACCAGGGGATCGACGAACTCCAGCGGCGCTACGGCCAATGCGTCATCGACACCCACCTGCCGCCGCCGGGCAGCCCCACCCAGCCGGTCGAGGGCGGCTACATGGCGAACGCTTGGGTGCGCATGCGCCACCCGGACTACGACGAACTGCGCAACATCCTGGAGACCGTCGGCAAGACGCTGAAAGTGTTTGCGCAGTAG